In Nocardia asteroides, the following proteins share a genomic window:
- the rsgA gene encoding ribosome small subunit-dependent GTPase A, translating into MSRRGRTAASYDETDVRVRPGRASRPRTKTRPQHSDAEPAMVVSVDRGRWGCVLDGDADRRIVAMRARELGRTPIVVGDQVDVVGDLTGKPDTLARIVRVAERGTVLRRTADDTDPFERIVVANAEQLFIVVALADPPPRTGFVERAMVAAYAGGLEPILVLTKRDLVAESEFASAFEGLDLKIRYAGIDDPIEPVLELLDDRLTALIGHSGVGKSTMVNRLVPDAYRAVGEVSGVGKGKHTSTQSVALPLPGGGWVIDTPGVRSFGLAHITSDDVIAAFTDLADAIEDCPRGCTHLGPPADPECALDQLPGTERRVAAIRQLLTALISNETW; encoded by the coding sequence CTGAGCCGCCGCGGCCGCACCGCAGCCAGCTACGACGAGACCGATGTGCGGGTTCGTCCCGGCCGGGCCTCGCGACCGCGCACCAAGACGCGTCCCCAGCACAGCGACGCCGAGCCCGCGATGGTGGTCTCGGTGGACCGCGGGCGCTGGGGGTGTGTCCTCGACGGTGACGCCGACCGCCGCATCGTGGCCATGCGGGCCAGGGAACTGGGCCGCACCCCGATCGTGGTCGGCGACCAGGTCGACGTCGTCGGCGATCTGACCGGCAAGCCCGACACCCTGGCCCGGATCGTGCGCGTCGCCGAGCGCGGCACCGTGCTGCGGCGTACCGCCGACGACACCGATCCGTTCGAACGGATCGTGGTGGCCAATGCCGAGCAGTTGTTCATCGTGGTTGCGCTGGCGGATCCGCCGCCGCGCACCGGCTTCGTCGAGCGGGCCATGGTGGCCGCGTATGCAGGCGGGCTGGAACCGATCCTGGTGCTCACCAAGCGCGATCTGGTGGCGGAATCCGAATTCGCTTCCGCCTTCGAGGGTCTGGATCTGAAGATCCGCTACGCGGGGATCGACGACCCGATCGAGCCGGTGCTGGAGTTGCTCGACGACCGGCTCACCGCCCTCATCGGCCATTCCGGCGTCGGCAAGTCGACGATGGTGAATCGTCTTGTGCCCGACGCGTATCGGGCCGTGGGCGAGGTGTCCGGGGTGGGCAAGGGCAAGCACACCTCCACCCAGTCGGTGGCGCTGCCGCTGCCCGGCGGTGGCTGGGTGATCGACACACCGGGCGTGCGGTCCTTCGGGCTGGCGCACATCACCTCCGACGACGTGATCGCCGCGTTCACCGACCTCGCCGACGCCATCGAGGACTGCCCGCGTGGCTGCACCCACCTGGGGCCGCCCGCCGATCCGGAGTGCGCGCTGGACCAGCTCCCCGGCACGGAACGGCGGGTCGCCGCGATTCGTCAGCTGCTGACCGCGCTGATCTCCAACGAGACCTGGTAG
- a CDS encoding Ig-like domain-containing protein, translated as MVDRNRQRAAGAMAVFAVAAGFAVAAVPGTAAAAPGTITWNDGNSKFTRTVSNTNPVVGDTVTVTTKFERTGIPVEYIYNIKDLHPACLTPVAGSAKMGGDPVQLDTSSSDWVRAEFGITKYPVYPNIEPKSQTFEVQYKVGVNCARDTPLPTSMHYGGSLGDGTYQGKGPAITVSSDAVSSTVITDVSGAQVGKAVTLEASVSPAAAGGTVQFKAGDNVLGDIPVGANGKASIVWTPGAPGAYTIGATFSGRSGVASSSTTKVVTVADVPTDPGPGDGGGTGTGSFGF; from the coding sequence ATGGTGGACAGAAACAGGCAGCGGGCAGCCGGTGCGATGGCCGTGTTCGCGGTGGCGGCGGGTTTCGCCGTGGCGGCGGTCCCCGGTACGGCCGCGGCCGCCCCGGGCACGATCACCTGGAACGACGGGAACAGCAAGTTCACCAGGACGGTGTCCAACACCAACCCGGTCGTCGGCGACACCGTGACCGTGACGACGAAGTTCGAACGCACCGGCATCCCGGTCGAATACATCTACAACATCAAGGATCTGCACCCGGCCTGCCTGACCCCGGTCGCGGGCTCGGCGAAGATGGGCGGTGACCCGGTCCAGCTCGACACCTCGTCCTCGGACTGGGTGCGTGCCGAGTTCGGCATCACCAAGTACCCGGTGTACCCGAACATCGAGCCCAAGTCGCAGACCTTCGAGGTGCAGTACAAGGTGGGCGTGAACTGCGCCCGCGACACCCCGCTGCCGACCTCCATGCACTACGGCGGCTCCCTGGGCGACGGCACCTATCAGGGCAAGGGCCCGGCCATCACGGTGTCCAGCGACGCGGTGTCGAGCACGGTCATCACCGACGTCTCCGGTGCCCAGGTGGGCAAGGCCGTCACACTCGAGGCCAGCGTCTCGCCCGCGGCGGCGGGCGGCACCGTCCAGTTCAAGGCGGGCGACAACGTCCTGGGCGACATCCCGGTCGGCGCGAACGGCAAGGCCTCGATCGTGTGGACCCCGGGCGCGCCCGGCGCCTACACCATCGGCGCGACCTTCTCCGGGCGCAGCGGCGTGGCCAGTTCCTCGACCACCAAGGTGGTCACCGTGGCCGACGTGCCGACCGATCCCGGCCCGGGTGACGGCGGCGGCACCGGCACCGGATCCTTCGGGTTCTGA
- a CDS encoding AMP-binding protein, translating to MWSDILDLDVVDPDPDDYIQAVMHWHFSPETGSPYWLRRVERLDFDPRTDVRTFDDLRLFPNVIDEFRDVAVGDLIPRGLRGADREIAGIYESGGTTGAPKRFVMFERWMEFALSWDEHHYADLGTTNTLAIAPSGPHMFGEFASRRARRHDGVKFTVDLDPRWIKHLIATGDTEGADRYAEHLIDQAAAILTTQSVGILITTPPLLERLARRPELVDAVRAQVRYLCWSGAHMDADTREILRQEVFPGIPLKGLYGSTTILGMSRERDSERDDGLAVFDTPSPFITFRVVDPATGDDVDEGERGQVVMNHLTRYALLPNNLERDTALRAEPAPGTLGCAVADVRPVSTFAEKSVIEGVY from the coding sequence ATGTGGTCCGACATACTCGATCTGGATGTGGTCGACCCCGACCCCGACGACTACATCCAGGCGGTGATGCACTGGCATTTCAGCCCCGAGACGGGCAGCCCGTACTGGCTGCGCCGCGTCGAACGGCTCGACTTCGATCCACGGACCGACGTGCGGACCTTCGACGATCTTCGCCTGTTCCCCAACGTGATCGACGAGTTCCGCGACGTCGCCGTCGGGGATCTGATTCCGCGCGGTCTGCGCGGAGCCGATCGCGAGATCGCGGGGATCTACGAGAGCGGCGGCACGACGGGCGCGCCGAAGCGGTTCGTGATGTTCGAGCGGTGGATGGAATTCGCGCTGTCCTGGGACGAGCACCACTACGCCGACCTCGGCACCACGAACACCCTGGCCATCGCGCCCAGCGGCCCGCACATGTTCGGCGAGTTCGCCTCCCGGCGCGCCCGCAGGCACGACGGGGTGAAGTTCACCGTCGACCTGGACCCGCGCTGGATCAAGCACCTCATCGCCACCGGCGACACCGAGGGCGCCGATCGCTACGCCGAGCACCTGATCGACCAGGCCGCGGCGATCCTGACCACCCAGTCGGTGGGCATCCTCATCACCACGCCGCCCCTGCTGGAGCGACTGGCCAGGCGCCCGGAGCTCGTGGACGCGGTGCGCGCGCAGGTGCGGTACCTGTGCTGGAGTGGAGCACACATGGATGCCGACACCAGGGAGATCCTGCGCCAGGAGGTCTTTCCCGGCATCCCGCTCAAAGGCCTCTACGGCAGCACCACCATCCTCGGCATGTCCCGTGAACGCGACAGCGAACGCGACGACGGGCTCGCGGTGTTCGACACGCCCAGCCCCTTCATCACCTTCCGGGTGGTCGACCCCGCCACCGGCGACGACGTCGACGAGGGTGAGCGCGGACAGGTGGTGATGAACCATCTCACCAGATACGCGCTGCTGCCGAACAATCTGGAGCGCGACACCGCGCTGCGCGCCGAGCCGGCGCCGGGCACGCTCGGCTGCGCGGTCGCCGATGTGCGACCGGTGTCGACCTTCGCCGAGAAGTCGGTCATCGAGGGTGTGTACTGA
- a CDS encoding aldehyde dehydrogenase family protein gives MIEIDALGPAGAYRARQRIPITALDGTKVGELGQVPALFVRRALTAMRAAPTLPVGECLALMSEAAELFTTATIGGLDPEEYVRIVSTVSGVPRQVVRQSVEWVAEVLRAQPDTMALAMPRGAVAEWSDARTGDGAGVWVRKGDVFAVHAAGNTPAVHGLWPEALALGYKVVVRPSAREPFTAFRLVSALRAAGFPPEIVTLLPTDYAAADVIIAEADYAIVYGGQDVVDKYGASPRVLTQGPGRSKILITADVDWRERIDVIADSVSHLGGTACTCTTGVLVEGDPEPLARALAERLARIPSLPADHPDALLTVQPVPAVVAIDEYLHEVAGSARPLLGGETIVDELPSGGAVLRPAVHLVDSATAPQLGVELAFPCVWVGPWRPADGIAPLRDSLVLTAMTTRADLVDALLTEPTITNLYLGDNPTTWLRPGVPHDGYLAEFLMRCKGMIRSGI, from the coding sequence ATGATCGAGATCGACGCCCTCGGCCCGGCCGGCGCGTACCGGGCCAGGCAGCGCATTCCGATCACCGCGCTGGACGGCACGAAAGTCGGTGAGCTGGGCCAGGTTCCGGCGCTGTTCGTCCGGCGGGCGCTCACCGCGATGCGCGCCGCGCCCACGCTGCCGGTGGGCGAATGCCTCGCGCTGATGAGCGAGGCCGCCGAGCTGTTCACCACCGCGACCATCGGCGGGCTCGATCCCGAGGAGTACGTCCGGATCGTCTCGACCGTGTCGGGCGTGCCCCGGCAGGTGGTGCGCCAGTCGGTCGAGTGGGTCGCCGAGGTGCTGCGCGCACAGCCCGACACGATGGCGCTGGCGATGCCGCGCGGCGCCGTCGCCGAGTGGTCCGACGCGCGCACCGGCGACGGCGCGGGCGTGTGGGTCCGCAAGGGCGACGTCTTCGCGGTGCACGCGGCGGGCAACACTCCGGCGGTGCACGGGCTCTGGCCCGAGGCGCTGGCGCTGGGTTACAAGGTGGTCGTGCGGCCGTCGGCGCGCGAGCCGTTCACCGCGTTCCGGCTGGTGAGTGCCCTGCGGGCGGCCGGCTTCCCGCCGGAGATCGTGACCCTGCTGCCCACCGACTACGCCGCCGCCGACGTGATCATCGCCGAGGCCGACTACGCGATCGTGTACGGCGGTCAGGATGTCGTGGACAAGTACGGCGCGAGCCCGCGGGTGCTCACCCAGGGCCCCGGCCGGTCCAAGATCCTGATCACCGCGGACGTGGACTGGCGGGAGCGGATCGACGTGATCGCCGATTCGGTGAGTCACCTGGGCGGCACCGCCTGCACCTGCACCACCGGGGTGCTGGTGGAGGGCGATCCGGAGCCGCTCGCGCGGGCGCTGGCCGAGCGGCTCGCCCGCATTCCGAGCCTGCCCGCCGATCATCCCGACGCCCTGCTCACCGTGCAGCCGGTGCCCGCGGTGGTCGCGATCGACGAATACCTGCACGAGGTCGCCGGATCGGCGCGGCCGCTGCTCGGCGGAGAGACCATCGTCGACGAACTGCCGTCCGGGGGCGCGGTGCTGCGCCCCGCGGTCCACCTGGTCGACTCGGCGACGGCACCACAGCTCGGCGTCGAGCTGGCCTTCCCCTGCGTCTGGGTGGGGCCCTGGCGGCCCGCGGACGGCATTGCGCCCCTGCGGGATTCACTGGTGCTCACCGCGATGACCACCCGCGCCGACCTGGTCGACGCCCTGCTGACCGAGCCGACGATCACCAATCTCTATCTCGGCGACAATCCCACCACCTGGCTGCGGCCCGGCGTTCCGCACGACGGTTACCTGGCCGAATTCCTCATGCGCTGCAAGGGCATGATCCGCTCGGGCATCTGA
- a CDS encoding MarR family winged helix-turn-helix transcriptional regulator yields MTTENPRPRPPAMSPTILVITLSRRVEAELSAALAPLDLTVARLGLLGHINGVPGASFSELARMSGTSVQSAHTAVKSLVAAGLVQDRTARAGSASAIELTEAGTRLLGEARKVVTQVDTQLFGPDADPIQRRVGAAIVAAFTGASPA; encoded by the coding sequence GTGACCACCGAGAATCCGCGCCCCCGACCGCCGGCGATGAGCCCGACCATCCTGGTGATCACGCTGTCGCGGCGGGTCGAGGCCGAGCTGAGCGCTGCCTTGGCGCCGCTGGATCTCACCGTGGCCCGGCTCGGGCTGCTCGGGCATATCAACGGCGTCCCGGGAGCCTCGTTCAGCGAGCTGGCGCGGATGTCGGGGACCAGCGTGCAGAGTGCGCACACCGCGGTGAAGTCGCTGGTGGCGGCGGGACTGGTGCAGGACCGCACGGCCCGCGCCGGGTCGGCCTCGGCGATCGAGCTCACCGAGGCGGGGACGCGACTGCTCGGCGAGGCGCGAAAAGTGGTGACCCAGGTCGACACCCAGCTCTTCGGGCCCGATGCCGATCCCATCCAGCGGCGCGTCGGGGCGGCCATCGTGGCGGCGTTCACCGGCGCGTCACCCGCCTGA
- a CDS encoding antibiotic biosynthesis monooxygenase family protein → MPDQGVTFINVIEVAAADVDAFVDQWRERAALMRTAPGFRDVRLHRALLPDTRFQLINVAHWDSAEACEAAGLNPTVVASVDQARRVATANPALYEVVAEFP, encoded by the coding sequence ATGCCCGACCAGGGAGTCACTTTCATCAATGTCATCGAGGTAGCCGCCGCCGACGTCGACGCCTTCGTCGACCAGTGGCGCGAGCGAGCCGCCCTCATGCGCACCGCCCCCGGCTTCCGCGACGTCCGCCTGCACCGCGCCCTGCTCCCCGACACCCGCTTCCAGCTGATCAACGTCGCCCACTGGGACAGCGCCGAAGCCTGCGAGGCCGCCGGCCTCAACCCCACCGTCGTCGCCTCCGTCGACCAGGCCCGCCGGGTCGCCACCGCCAACCCCGCCCTCTACGAAGTGGTCGCCGAATTCCCCTGA
- a CDS encoding ArsR/SmtB family transcription factor encodes MGEPRTLEGTPVELGRRAIGDVEIAAWAQRFDLLSDPNRLEILLCLHRTPGISVGELAAAIGRTENAISQALRVLRHEGCVTSTREGRTVTNRLTDPTIHEILHTIGAKHT; translated from the coding sequence ATGGGAGAGCCACGCACACTGGAGGGAACGCCGGTCGAACTGGGCCGGCGCGCGATCGGCGATGTCGAGATCGCCGCCTGGGCGCAGCGTTTCGACCTGCTGTCCGACCCGAACCGCCTGGAAATCCTGCTCTGCCTGCACCGCACCCCCGGTATCAGCGTCGGCGAACTCGCCGCCGCCATCGGCCGCACCGAGAACGCCATCTCCCAGGCCCTGCGCGTCCTGCGCCACGAAGGCTGCGTCACCTCCACCCGCGAAGGCCGCACCGTCACCAACCGCCTGACGGACCCCACCATCCACGAAATCCTCCACACCATCGGCGCCAAACACACCTGA
- a CDS encoding ABC transporter substrate-binding protein yields MRLRARPLFAVGAACALVVAGSACGAPTSGPTDSLVLADAYELGGYNPVAGYGAAGEAKVYDGLLRLTGSAGLPGFAPALATALPTPNADATVWTAPLRPGVRFSDGSEFDAADVVATYRAILDPASASEARSSFSMIERVEAVDPASVRFTLRHPYAAFHTKLLIGIVPSESVATPGPATASPLNTAPIGTGPYRLTSLEPTRAVFAANENYWGGAPAVKRLTLLHVPDDNTRAQRMAGGELDGTSLPPLLAATFDGKPSISVRSSTSADWRGVSMPAGDRVAGDPAVRLALNYAVDRQSMIDNILGGYGRPAYTPLPAVYGESHNPAATFTFDRARAERILDDAGWRAGADGIRAKDGVRARFTVMYNSTDTLRRDLALAFASDARRVGVEVDLEALSWDRIEPRIGQAGILLGGGAEPFDPDTQVYGTLHSPSADPGASSPYDNASRHTDPAIDSLLDRARRSTDPAVRAGAYREVQSRYVQDPSHVFLVHLDHTYVLKESGWASSGRILEPHAHGVTWGPWWSLHTWTRR; encoded by the coding sequence ATGAGGCTCCGCGCTCGGCCGCTGTTCGCTGTGGGGGCCGCGTGCGCGCTGGTCGTCGCCGGGTCCGCGTGCGGCGCGCCGACCAGCGGTCCCACCGATTCCCTGGTCCTCGCCGACGCCTATGAGCTGGGCGGATACAACCCGGTGGCGGGCTACGGCGCGGCCGGCGAGGCCAAGGTCTACGACGGCCTGCTGCGCCTGACGGGCAGCGCGGGCCTGCCCGGTTTCGCACCCGCGCTGGCCACCGCGCTGCCGACACCGAACGCCGACGCCACCGTCTGGACCGCGCCGCTGCGCCCGGGCGTGCGCTTCAGCGACGGCTCCGAATTCGACGCCGCCGACGTGGTCGCCACCTACCGGGCGATTCTGGATCCCGCCTCGGCGTCGGAGGCGCGGTCCTCGTTCTCGATGATCGAGCGGGTGGAGGCGGTCGACCCGGCGTCGGTGCGATTCACCCTGCGCCATCCCTATGCCGCCTTCCACACCAAACTGCTGATCGGCATCGTCCCGTCGGAGTCGGTCGCGACGCCGGGACCGGCCACCGCGTCCCCGCTCAACACCGCCCCGATCGGCACCGGCCCCTACCGGCTCACCAGCCTGGAGCCCACCCGCGCGGTCTTCGCGGCGAACGAGAACTACTGGGGCGGTGCGCCTGCCGTGAAACGGCTGACCCTGCTCCACGTCCCCGACGACAACACCCGCGCCCAGCGCATGGCGGGCGGCGAACTCGACGGCACCTCCCTGCCGCCGCTGCTGGCCGCCACCTTCGACGGGAAGCCGTCGATATCGGTGCGGTCCAGCACTTCCGCCGACTGGCGCGGCGTCTCGATGCCCGCCGGCGACCGGGTGGCGGGCGATCCGGCCGTGCGCCTGGCCCTGAACTACGCGGTGGACCGGCAGTCCATGATCGACAACATCCTCGGCGGCTACGGCAGGCCCGCCTACACCCCACTACCCGCGGTCTACGGCGAATCACACAATCCGGCAGCCACTTTCACCTTCGACCGGGCCCGTGCCGAACGGATTCTCGACGACGCGGGCTGGCGCGCCGGCGCCGACGGCATCCGCGCGAAAGACGGTGTGCGCGCCCGGTTCACGGTGATGTACAACTCCACCGACACGCTGCGCCGCGACCTCGCCCTCGCCTTCGCCTCCGATGCCAGGCGCGTCGGCGTCGAGGTGGATCTGGAAGCGCTGTCCTGGGATCGGATCGAGCCACGCATCGGGCAGGCGGGCATTCTGCTCGGCGGTGGCGCCGAACCCTTCGATCCCGACACCCAGGTCTACGGCACCCTGCACTCGCCGTCGGCGGATCCCGGCGCGAGCAGCCCCTACGACAATGCGAGCAGGCACACCGATCCCGCGATCGACTCGCTGCTCGACCGGGCGCGGCGCAGTACCGATCCGGCGGTGCGGGCCGGCGCCTATCGCGAGGTGCAGAGCCGGTACGTCCAGGACCCGAGCCACGTGTTCCTGGTGCACCTCGATCACACCTACGTGCTGAAGGAGTCGGGCTGGGCGAGTTCGGGACGGATTCTCGAACCGCACGCCCACGGCGTCACCTGGGGTCCGTGGTGGTCGCTGCACACCTGGACGCGCCGGTGA
- a CDS encoding ABC transporter permease, whose translation MVVAAHLDAPVTRWRGRGLGAMIGLRLATLVPVLTAVSAALFAAAAVSPFDPLVGYLGDRYESTSAADRTVLAQQLGVDLPWYELYRRWAVDLVHGDLGVSRGFAQPVSELLAQRIPWTVLLVVVAMSAAVAVALGAGVWAGMRRGGIVDRALAATCVVLQGLPPFVVSLAAIALFAVGLGWLPPAGLTDAGAEVGFGQVARHLVLPAAALALSQVPWLLLAVRESVSANRSEDFVVGAATRGIENATITRRHILPASLAPFVTILGVRLPEIVVGAVLVEEIFSWPGVAGAFVRSAQDLDMALLAVLTVGTTCAVMLGSLLADVAVVVLDPRVRADG comes from the coding sequence GTGGTGGTCGCTGCACACCTGGACGCGCCGGTGACCCGTTGGCGCGGGCGTGGTCTCGGCGCGATGATCGGGCTCCGGCTGGCGACCTTGGTGCCGGTGCTGACGGCGGTGTCGGCCGCGCTGTTCGCGGCGGCGGCGGTGTCGCCGTTCGATCCGCTGGTCGGCTATCTCGGTGACCGCTACGAATCCACCAGCGCGGCCGACCGGACCGTGCTCGCCCAGCAGCTGGGCGTCGACCTGCCCTGGTACGAGCTGTACCGGCGGTGGGCCGTCGACCTGGTCCACGGCGATCTCGGAGTGTCGCGCGGATTCGCCCAGCCGGTGAGCGAGCTACTCGCCCAGCGCATTCCGTGGACGGTCCTGCTGGTGGTGGTCGCGATGAGCGCGGCCGTGGCCGTGGCGCTCGGGGCGGGTGTCTGGGCGGGGATGCGTCGGGGCGGCATCGTGGACCGGGCGCTGGCCGCCACCTGTGTGGTGCTGCAAGGGCTGCCGCCGTTCGTGGTGTCGCTGGCGGCGATCGCGCTGTTCGCGGTGGGGCTGGGCTGGCTGCCGCCCGCCGGGCTCACCGACGCCGGGGCCGAGGTCGGGTTCGGCCAGGTGGCCCGGCATCTCGTGCTGCCCGCCGCCGCGCTGGCGCTCTCGCAGGTGCCGTGGCTGCTGCTGGCGGTGCGGGAGTCGGTGTCGGCCAATCGCAGTGAGGACTTCGTGGTGGGCGCGGCGACCCGGGGGATCGAGAACGCCACCATCACCCGCAGGCACATCCTGCCCGCCTCGCTCGCGCCGTTCGTGACGATCCTCGGGGTGCGCCTGCCCGAGATCGTGGTCGGCGCGGTGCTGGTGGAGGAGATCTTCTCCTGGCCCGGCGTCGCGGGCGCGTTCGTGCGGTCGGCGCAGGATCTGGACATGGCGCTGCTCGCGGTCCTCACCGTGGGCACCACCTGCGCGGTCATGCTGGGTTCGCTGCTCGCCGATGTCGCTGTCGTGGTGCTGGATCCGCGGGTGCGGGCCGATGGCTGA
- a CDS encoding ABC transporter permease → MAERRLTMALAVLVAVVLYAVLVPWLAGVDDRLTDFAVARQAPSGAWWFGTDAAGRSLFVRIAAALRTSLLVAACAAAVSTAIGVLVGAVSALAGGWTDRVVMRAADTANALPHLLLGIVLVALFRGNTVAVVLSIGLTHWVQVARIVRAESLSLREREYVAAAVLAGAGRGHLLRRHLLPAVAPQALIAVVLLLPHAIWHESTLSFLGFGLPPHEPSLGTLLAEARTSLLLGGWWTLAFPAGFLVLTTVAVAVAGSALRGVLLPPKPSRMPR, encoded by the coding sequence ATGGCTGAGCGGCGGTTGACGATGGCGCTGGCGGTGCTGGTCGCGGTGGTGCTGTACGCGGTGCTGGTCCCGTGGCTGGCCGGTGTCGACGACCGGCTCACCGACTTCGCCGTCGCCCGCCAGGCGCCGTCGGGCGCGTGGTGGTTCGGCACCGACGCGGCCGGGCGTTCGCTGTTCGTGCGGATCGCGGCGGCGCTGCGGACCTCGCTGCTGGTGGCGGCCTGCGCGGCGGCGGTGTCGACGGCGATCGGGGTGCTGGTCGGCGCGGTGTCGGCGCTGGCGGGCGGCTGGACCGACCGGGTGGTGATGCGCGCCGCCGACACCGCCAACGCGCTGCCGCACCTGCTGCTTGGCATCGTGCTCGTGGCGCTGTTCCGCGGCAACACGGTGGCGGTGGTGCTCTCGATCGGGCTGACGCACTGGGTGCAGGTCGCCCGGATCGTGCGCGCGGAGAGCCTGAGTCTGCGCGAACGCGAGTACGTGGCGGCCGCGGTGCTGGCCGGGGCGGGGCGTGGGCATCTGCTGCGGCGGCATCTGCTGCCCGCCGTCGCCCCGCAGGCGCTGATCGCGGTGGTCCTGCTGCTGCCGCACGCGATCTGGCACGAGTCGACGCTGTCGTTCCTCGGGTTCGGGCTGCCCCCGCACGAACCGAGCCTGGGCACCCTGCTCGCCGAGGCGCGGACCTCGCTGCTGCTCGGCGGCTGGTGGACGCTGGCCTTCCCGGCCGGTTTCCTGGTGCTGACCACGGTGGCGGTGGCTGTCGCCGGATCGGCGCTGCGTGGGGTGCTGCTGCCACCGAAACCGTCGAGGATGCCGCGATGA
- a CDS encoding ATP-binding cassette domain-containing protein — protein MTGLSITDLTVRIPVCGTGVVHAATEVTLDIAAGTVTALAGESGCGKSIVASAVLDVLPPEAVVTGSIRLELADRTLDLRSTDQPYRGRHVALVPQSPGTHFTPVRTIGAQLAETIAALGTAHTPADLVDRAGLPSAALAMFPHELSGGMAQRAAVAAALAGDPEVIIADEPTSGLDQARTDQIGQLLRECADRGAAVLLITHDLSHLERSGIADTLAIMYTSRLMEVGPAAQVLADPWHAYTGDLLAALPERGLRPLPHPPRALTGLSEICPYAGTTTELRREEQRLIRRARS, from the coding sequence ATGACCGGATTGTCGATCACCGATCTCACCGTGCGGATTCCGGTGTGCGGCACAGGCGTTGTGCATGCCGCGACCGAAGTGACGCTGGATATCGCCGCGGGCACGGTGACGGCGCTGGCGGGCGAATCCGGTTGCGGGAAATCGATCGTGGCGAGCGCCGTGCTCGACGTGCTGCCGCCGGAAGCCGTGGTCACCGGGTCGATCCGGCTGGAACTGGCCGACCGGACGCTCGATCTGCGCAGCACCGATCAGCCGTATCGGGGCAGGCACGTCGCGCTGGTCCCGCAGTCGCCCGGGACGCATTTCACCCCGGTGCGCACGATCGGCGCCCAGCTGGCCGAGACCATCGCCGCGCTCGGGACCGCGCACACTCCCGCCGACCTGGTCGACCGGGCGGGGCTGCCCAGCGCGGCGCTGGCGATGTTCCCGCACGAACTGTCCGGCGGGATGGCGCAGCGGGCGGCGGTGGCCGCGGCGCTGGCCGGTGACCCGGAGGTGATCATCGCCGACGAACCGACCTCGGGCCTGGACCAGGCCCGCACCGACCAGATCGGGCAGCTGCTGCGCGAGTGCGCCGACCGGGGCGCGGCGGTCCTGCTGATCACCCACGATCTGAGTCACCTCGAACGCTCGGGCATCGCGGACACGCTGGCGATCATGTACACCTCGCGCCTGATGGAGGTCGGGCCCGCCGCGCAGGTACTGGCCGATCCGTGGCACGCCTACACCGGTGACCTGCTGGCGGCGCTGCCCGAACGCGGGCTGCGTCCGCTCCCGCATCCGCCGCGCGCGCTGACCGGGCTGTCCGAGATCTGCCCGTACGCGGGCACCACCACCGAGCTGCGCCGCGAGGAGCAGCGCCTGATCCGCCGAGCGAGGTCGTGA
- a CDS encoding ABC transporter ATP-binding protein, with protein MLIAEAVSAGYRAGEPVLRGVDLRVAPGEIVGISGDSGSGKTTLARVLAGLLTPSAGRVTLDGKPLREQRGAVAMVFQNPRAAANPHFTLAQIIAEPARIRRAPAPDLTAAIAAVGLTPDLLDRRPHALSDGQLQRACVARALAQRPRHLILDEATAMLDAATTATVIRLIMSEAATGLGVLLISHDQPLLTAACTRTTTVTTGTLTPHRPSASA; from the coding sequence ATGCTGATCGCCGAGGCCGTCAGCGCGGGGTATCGCGCCGGGGAGCCGGTGCTGCGCGGGGTGGACCTGCGGGTCGCGCCGGGTGAGATCGTCGGGATCAGCGGCGACTCGGGCTCGGGCAAAACCACGCTGGCCCGAGTCCTGGCCGGGCTGCTCACGCCCAGCGCGGGCCGGGTCACCCTCGACGGCAAGCCGCTGCGCGAGCAGCGCGGCGCCGTCGCCATGGTCTTCCAGAATCCGCGCGCCGCTGCCAATCCCCACTTCACCCTGGCCCAGATCATCGCCGAGCCGGCCCGCATCCGCCGCGCCCCCGCCCCCGACCTCACCGCCGCCATCGCGGCCGTCGGCCTGACCCCCGACCTCCTCGACCGCCGCCCGCACGCCCTCAGCGACGGCCAGCTCCAGCGCGCCTGCGTGGCCCGCGCCCTCGCCCAGCGCCCCCGCCACCTGATCCTCGACGAGGCGACCGCCATGCTCGACGCCGCCACCACCGCCACCGTCATCCGCCTGATCATGTCCGAAGCCGCCACCGGCCTCGGCGTCCTCCTGATCAGCCACGACCAACCCCTCCTCACCGCCGCCTGCACCCGCACCACCACCGTCACCACCGGCACCCTGACCCCGCACCGCCCCTCAGCCTCCGCTTAG